A genomic window from Lycium barbarum isolate Lr01 chromosome 4, ASM1917538v2, whole genome shotgun sequence includes:
- the LOC132636629 gene encoding zinc finger protein CONSTANS-LIKE 12-like, with protein sequence MEPLCEVCGVDRAVVYCKSDAAKLCLHCDGNVHSANCLSRKHTRSLICGNCSSEPAIVRCTNNQMCLCENCDSSENESGHQHQKLDSYSGCPSPAELMTKILSVAFDDQRANNDNNVTNPSSFHTSSSLSVNENNSSVVASRLNELASCMKFEPWTIPTPAIPLSPTFMTSYNTDQTPFFSEGSNITKQSSSTIKDLGVHGGDDIAKGVDLDELSSDSSYKIFSSLQQSHSSYHSEERGLDCLVLEKKLSATGSNSHVETALEASSGQHECIGFQSSQEAGGASSEKLLQTVSATANFMLMNPSCNRNIGLTFPPAPVHSRSLSLSNITGESSAGTDYQDCGLSPLFLTDESPWGWPSKTSSLRARNEAKMRYNEKKKTRTFNKQIRYASRKARADTRRRVKGRFVKAGEAYDYDPLGTTDM encoded by the exons ATGGAGCCTCTGTGCGAGGTATGTGGGGTGGACAGGGCAGTGGTATACTGTAAATCAGATGCAGCTAAACTTTGCTTGCATTGTGATGGAAATGTGCATTCAGCAAATTGTTTATCTCGAAAGCACACTCGTTCGCTTATTTGTGGCAACTGCAGTTCAGAGCCTGCAATTGTGCGTTGCACAAATAACCAAATGTGCCTATGTGAAAACTGCGATTCGAGCGAAAATGAGTCAGGCCATCAACACCAGAAGTTGGATTCTTATAGTGGCTGTCCTTCTCCAGCTGAGTTAATGACAAAGATTTTGTCTGTAGCTTTTGATGATCAAAGggctaataatgataataatgttaCAAATCCTAGCAGCTTTCATACTTCTAGCTCATTGAGTGTCAATGAGAATAATAGTTCAGTGGTGGCTAGTAGACTCAATGAGTTAGCTTCTTGTATGAAGTTTGAACCATGGACCATTCCAACTCCAGCAATTCCTTTAAGCCCAACATTCATGACAAGTTACAACACAGATCAAACACCTTTCTTCTCAGAGGGATCTAACATCACTAAG CAAAGTAGTAGCACTATTAAAGATCTTGGAGTTCATGGAGGTGATGATATCGCGAAAGGTGTTGATTTGGACGAATTGAGTTCCGATTCTAGTTACAAGATTTTTAGCAGCTTACAACAAAGTCATTCAAGTTATCATAGTGAAGAGCGGGGATTGGATTGCCTAGTCTTGGAGAAAAAATTATCTGCCACTGGCTCTAATAGTCATGTTGAAACTGCTCTAGAG GCATCATCTGGACAGCATGAATGCATTGGATTTCAGTCTTCACAAGAGGCTGGAGGTGCTAGTTCCGAAAAATTGCTGCAGACAGTGAGTGCCACTGCTAATTTCATGCTTATGAATCCCAGTTGCAACAGAAATATCGGCTTAACATTTCCACCAGCACCAGTTCATTCAAGGTCGTTGTCACTCTCCAACATCACCGGAGAAAGTAGTGCAGGAACCGACTATCAAGATTGCGGATTGTCACCACTCTTTTTGACAGATGAATCGCCATGGGGTTGGCCATCAAAAACTAGTAGTCTACGGGCAAGGAATGAAGCTAAGATGCGATATAATGAAAAAAAGAAAACCAGAAC GTTCAATAAGCAAATAAGATATGCTTCGCGTAAGGCCAGGGCAGATACCAGAAGACGCGTTAAAGGCAGATTTGTTAAGGCTGGGGAAGCTTATGATTATGATCCATTAGGAACAACGGATATGTGA
- the LOC132636630 gene encoding peroxisome biogenesis protein 22-like, translated as MADSSKDDLLQLIKRISAFITLKISNLFQNLDSRSVGAIAGLAFAIVFTWRILRSPSGPQRRRPKRQAVTPGSSGVSSHFSENIATSGVSVPSEDSSAQNIIDEFFQPVKPTLGQIVRQRLSDGRKVTCQLLGVILEETSPEELQKQATVRSSVLEVLLEITKFCDFYLMERVLDDESEKKVLLALEDAGVFTSGGMVKDKVLFCSTENGRTSFVRQLEPDWHIDTNPEIVFQLARFIKYELHISPNKPERTAMNVFSSTSLEQFFGTV; from the exons ATGGCTGATTCTTCTAAGGACGATTTATTGCAGCTCATCAAGCGAATTAGTGCATTTATTACTCTCAAAATATCTAATCTCTTCCAAAACCTG GATTCAAGATCTGTAGGAGCTATAGCAGGTCTTGCATTTGCAATAGTTTTTACCTGGAGAATATTGAGATCACCTAGTGGACCACAGAGGAGGCGTCCTAAGCGACAAGCTGTTACACCTGGTAGTTCTGGTGTAAGCAGTCATTTTAGTGAAAATATAGCAACTTCAGGAGTTAGCGTCCCTTCAGAGGATTCAAGTGCACAAAATATCATTGATGAGTTCTTTCAGCCAGTAAAG CCAACACTCGGGCAAATAGTTAGGCAAAGACTGAGTGACGGAAGGAAG GTAACATGTCAGTTGCTCGGAGTAATCCTGGAGGAAACTAGCCCAGAGGAACTACag AAACAAGCAACTGTCCGGTCCTCCGTGCTGGAAGTGTTGCTTGAAATCACCAAATTTTGTGACTTTTATCTCATGGAGAGAGTACTTGATGATGAAAGTGAA AAAAAGGTCCTACTGGCTCTAGAAGATGCCGGAGTATTTACATCTGGTGGCATGGTCAAAGACAAG GTTCTTTTTTGTAGTACTGAGAATGGGCGAACATCATTTGTCCGACAACTGGAACCTGATTGGCACATAGATACAAATCCGGAAATCGTTTTTCAATTAGCG AGATTTATCAAATATGAGCTACACATTTCACCTAACAAGCCTGAAAGAACAGCTATGAATGTCTTCAGCTCAACATCTTTGGAGCAGTTTTTTGGAACTGTTTAG
- the LOC132636631 gene encoding zinc finger CCCH domain-containing protein 13 isoform X3: MVERKVYKTKLCVLYQRGRCNRQTCSFAHGNTELRRFSDSTAAGERRDFRGRDLREKLDRRRSPVGRYSYDRDARERHASRDPMVSDRDARERHASQDPMVSDRDARLIHASHDPVVRYSSDRDRDARERHASRDPVASDREARERHASRDPMVPDRDARERHASRGRTPTESVGRRSDRKRRMKHHSDGQSDISRSLNMSDGTGDHVKEKKHLSSNSKDVLQLKQLQSEINMLDDQKRELEIYLEETTCEAEELASKVQDLEMELFKEKEECKRTTSKVKLFIEAYNNHSRVEGELKRSEAQLQKLANRLSSDFVRTSASEEDSAINISDGGLAGNHFSSLDEQQKNTSPTKKRPRIHREADETTNQASTKGKGDASQRIAYPTQLNNEKKEKAEFDRENGHRTVVGEEMSKKGINFSSDMAFTNKPKASDIGIVLPSTSMAAHAADEDVEVVETEVEVTGNTTRRAGKGTPSGIREYPFLPPPPPLPPGGYLQHKCDNADGLEDEMLEVDIV; the protein is encoded by the exons ATGGTGGAAAGGAAAGTGTACAAAACGAAACTATGTGTGCTTTATCAAAGAGGACGTTGTAATCGCCAAACTTGTTCTTTTGCTCATGGCAATACCGAACTACGTCGTTTCTCCGATTCCACTGCTGCTGgcg AAAGGCGAGATTTTCGTGGTCGTGATTTGAGAGAGAAGCTTGATAGAAGGCGTTCTCCAGTGGGCAGATACTCCTATGATAGAGATGCAAGAGAGAGACATGCATCCCGAGATCCCATGGTCTCTGATAGAGATGCAAGAGAGAGACATGCATCCCAAGATCCCATGGTCTCTGATAGAGATGCAAGATTAATACATGCATCCCATGATCCTGTGGTCAGATACTCCTCTGATAGAGATAGAGATGCAAGAGAGAGACATGCATCCCGAGATCCCGTGGCCTCTGATAGAGAAGCAAGAGAGAGACATGCATCCCGTGATCCCATGGTCCCTGATAGAGATGCAAGAGAGAGACATGCATCCCGTG GGCGCACTCCTACTGAGTCTGTTGGGAGGAGGAG TGATAGAAAGCGCAGGATGAAACATCATTCGGATGGTCAAAGTGATATCTCTCGAAGTTTGAACATGTCGGATGGGACAGGAGATCATGTGAAGGAGAAAAAACATTTATCTTCCAATTCCAAAGATGTCCTTCAG CTTAAGCAGTTGCAATCTGAAATCAATATGTTGGATGACCAAAAACGAGAACTGGAG ATCTACCTTGAAGAGACAACTTGTGAGGCAGAAGAACTAGCTTCAAAGGTTCAGGACCTTGAGATGGAACTTTTCAAGGAAAAGGAGGAATGTAAAAG GACTACTTCGAAGGTCAAGTTGTTCATTGAAGCATATAATAATCACTCACGGGTAGAAGGAGAACTAAAGAG GTCAGAAGCTCAGCTTCAAAAGCTCGCTAATAGACTCAGCTCAGATTTCGTCAGAACCAGTGCAAGCGAGGAGGATTCGGCCATCAATATAAGTGATGGAGGGTTGGCTGGTAATCATTTTAGCTCATTGGATGAGCAGCAGAAGAATACTTCACCTACCAAGAAAAGGCCAAGAATTCATCGTGAAGCAGATGAAACCACAAATCAAG CTTCAACAAAAGGAAAAGGAGATGCTTCGCAGAGGATTGCTTATCCTACTCAGCTGAATAATGAGAAGAAAGAGAAGGCAGAGTTCGATCGGGAGAATGGGCACAGGACCGTAGTGGGTGAAGAGATGTCTAAGAAGGGAATAAACTTTTCCAGTGACATGGCTTTCACAAACAAG CCCAAAGCTTCTGATATTGGCATTGTTTTGCCATCAACCAGCATGGCTGCTCATGCAGCGGATGAAGATGTTGAAGTTGTCGAGACGGAGGTTGAAGTAACTGGGAATACTACAAGAAGAGCTGGGAAGGGAACTCCTTCTGGTATCCGAGAGTATCCTTTTCTACCGCCACCTCCTCCCCTCCCGCCAGGTGGTTATTTGCAG CATAAGTGTGATAATGCAGATGGACTTGAGGATGAGATGTTGGAAGTCGATATTGTTTAG
- the LOC132636631 gene encoding zinc finger CCCH domain-containing protein 13 isoform X2 has protein sequence MVERKVYKTKLCVLYQRGRCNRQTCSFAHGNTELRRFSDSTAAGERRDFRGRDLREKLDRRRSPVGRYSYDRDARERHASRDPMVSDRDARERHASQDPMVSDRDARLIHASHDPVVRYSSDRDRDARERHASRDPVASDREARERHASRDPMVPDRDARERHASRDPMVPDRDARERHASRRTPTESVGRRSDRKRRMKHHSDGQSDISRSLNMSDGTGDHVKEKKHLSSNSKDVLQLKQLQSEINMLDDQKRELEIYLEETTCEAEELASKVQDLEMELFKEKEECKRTTSKVKLFIEAYNNHSRVEGELKRSEAQLQKLANRLSSDFVRTSASEEDSAINISDGGLAGNHFSSLDEQQKNTSPTKKRPRIHREADETTNQASTKGKGDASQRIAYPTQLNNEKKEKAEFDRENGHRTVVGEEMSKKGINFSSDMAFTNKPKASDIGIVLPSTSMAAHAADEDVEVVETEVEVTGNTTRRAGKGTPSGIREYPFLPPPPPLPPGGYLQHKCDNADGLEDEMLEVDIV, from the exons ATGGTGGAAAGGAAAGTGTACAAAACGAAACTATGTGTGCTTTATCAAAGAGGACGTTGTAATCGCCAAACTTGTTCTTTTGCTCATGGCAATACCGAACTACGTCGTTTCTCCGATTCCACTGCTGCTGgcg AAAGGCGAGATTTTCGTGGTCGTGATTTGAGAGAGAAGCTTGATAGAAGGCGTTCTCCAGTGGGCAGATACTCCTATGATAGAGATGCAAGAGAGAGACATGCATCCCGAGATCCCATGGTCTCTGATAGAGATGCAAGAGAGAGACATGCATCCCAAGATCCCATGGTCTCTGATAGAGATGCAAGATTAATACATGCATCCCATGATCCTGTGGTCAGATACTCCTCTGATAGAGATAGAGATGCAAGAGAGAGACATGCATCCCGAGATCCCGTGGCCTCTGATAGAGAAGCAAGAGAGAGACATGCATCCCGTGATCCCATGGTCCCTGATAGAGATGCAAGAGAGAGACATGCATCCCGTGATCCCATGGTCCCTGATAGAGATGCAAGAGAGAGACATGCATCCC GGCGCACTCCTACTGAGTCTGTTGGGAGGAGGAG TGATAGAAAGCGCAGGATGAAACATCATTCGGATGGTCAAAGTGATATCTCTCGAAGTTTGAACATGTCGGATGGGACAGGAGATCATGTGAAGGAGAAAAAACATTTATCTTCCAATTCCAAAGATGTCCTTCAG CTTAAGCAGTTGCAATCTGAAATCAATATGTTGGATGACCAAAAACGAGAACTGGAG ATCTACCTTGAAGAGACAACTTGTGAGGCAGAAGAACTAGCTTCAAAGGTTCAGGACCTTGAGATGGAACTTTTCAAGGAAAAGGAGGAATGTAAAAG GACTACTTCGAAGGTCAAGTTGTTCATTGAAGCATATAATAATCACTCACGGGTAGAAGGAGAACTAAAGAG GTCAGAAGCTCAGCTTCAAAAGCTCGCTAATAGACTCAGCTCAGATTTCGTCAGAACCAGTGCAAGCGAGGAGGATTCGGCCATCAATATAAGTGATGGAGGGTTGGCTGGTAATCATTTTAGCTCATTGGATGAGCAGCAGAAGAATACTTCACCTACCAAGAAAAGGCCAAGAATTCATCGTGAAGCAGATGAAACCACAAATCAAG CTTCAACAAAAGGAAAAGGAGATGCTTCGCAGAGGATTGCTTATCCTACTCAGCTGAATAATGAGAAGAAAGAGAAGGCAGAGTTCGATCGGGAGAATGGGCACAGGACCGTAGTGGGTGAAGAGATGTCTAAGAAGGGAATAAACTTTTCCAGTGACATGGCTTTCACAAACAAG CCCAAAGCTTCTGATATTGGCATTGTTTTGCCATCAACCAGCATGGCTGCTCATGCAGCGGATGAAGATGTTGAAGTTGTCGAGACGGAGGTTGAAGTAACTGGGAATACTACAAGAAGAGCTGGGAAGGGAACTCCTTCTGGTATCCGAGAGTATCCTTTTCTACCGCCACCTCCTCCCCTCCCGCCAGGTGGTTATTTGCAG CATAAGTGTGATAATGCAGATGGACTTGAGGATGAGATGTTGGAAGTCGATATTGTTTAG
- the LOC132636631 gene encoding zinc finger CCCH domain-containing protein 40 isoform X1, translating to MVERKVYKTKLCVLYQRGRCNRQTCSFAHGNTELRRFSDSTAAGERRDFRGRDLREKLDRRRSPVGRYSYDRDARERHASRDPMVSDRDARERHASQDPMVSDRDARLIHASHDPVVRYSSDRDRDARERHASRDPVASDREARERHASRDPMVPDRDARERHASRDPMVPDRDARERHASRGRTPTESVGRRSDRKRRMKHHSDGQSDISRSLNMSDGTGDHVKEKKHLSSNSKDVLQLKQLQSEINMLDDQKRELEIYLEETTCEAEELASKVQDLEMELFKEKEECKRTTSKVKLFIEAYNNHSRVEGELKRSEAQLQKLANRLSSDFVRTSASEEDSAINISDGGLAGNHFSSLDEQQKNTSPTKKRPRIHREADETTNQASTKGKGDASQRIAYPTQLNNEKKEKAEFDRENGHRTVVGEEMSKKGINFSSDMAFTNKPKASDIGIVLPSTSMAAHAADEDVEVVETEVEVTGNTTRRAGKGTPSGIREYPFLPPPPPLPPGGYLQHKCDNADGLEDEMLEVDIV from the exons ATGGTGGAAAGGAAAGTGTACAAAACGAAACTATGTGTGCTTTATCAAAGAGGACGTTGTAATCGCCAAACTTGTTCTTTTGCTCATGGCAATACCGAACTACGTCGTTTCTCCGATTCCACTGCTGCTGgcg AAAGGCGAGATTTTCGTGGTCGTGATTTGAGAGAGAAGCTTGATAGAAGGCGTTCTCCAGTGGGCAGATACTCCTATGATAGAGATGCAAGAGAGAGACATGCATCCCGAGATCCCATGGTCTCTGATAGAGATGCAAGAGAGAGACATGCATCCCAAGATCCCATGGTCTCTGATAGAGATGCAAGATTAATACATGCATCCCATGATCCTGTGGTCAGATACTCCTCTGATAGAGATAGAGATGCAAGAGAGAGACATGCATCCCGAGATCCCGTGGCCTCTGATAGAGAAGCAAGAGAGAGACATGCATCCCGTGATCCCATGGTCCCTGATAGAGATGCAAGAGAGAGACATGCATCCCGTGATCCCATGGTCCCTGATAGAGATGCAAGAGAGAGACATGCATCCCGTG GGCGCACTCCTACTGAGTCTGTTGGGAGGAGGAG TGATAGAAAGCGCAGGATGAAACATCATTCGGATGGTCAAAGTGATATCTCTCGAAGTTTGAACATGTCGGATGGGACAGGAGATCATGTGAAGGAGAAAAAACATTTATCTTCCAATTCCAAAGATGTCCTTCAG CTTAAGCAGTTGCAATCTGAAATCAATATGTTGGATGACCAAAAACGAGAACTGGAG ATCTACCTTGAAGAGACAACTTGTGAGGCAGAAGAACTAGCTTCAAAGGTTCAGGACCTTGAGATGGAACTTTTCAAGGAAAAGGAGGAATGTAAAAG GACTACTTCGAAGGTCAAGTTGTTCATTGAAGCATATAATAATCACTCACGGGTAGAAGGAGAACTAAAGAG GTCAGAAGCTCAGCTTCAAAAGCTCGCTAATAGACTCAGCTCAGATTTCGTCAGAACCAGTGCAAGCGAGGAGGATTCGGCCATCAATATAAGTGATGGAGGGTTGGCTGGTAATCATTTTAGCTCATTGGATGAGCAGCAGAAGAATACTTCACCTACCAAGAAAAGGCCAAGAATTCATCGTGAAGCAGATGAAACCACAAATCAAG CTTCAACAAAAGGAAAAGGAGATGCTTCGCAGAGGATTGCTTATCCTACTCAGCTGAATAATGAGAAGAAAGAGAAGGCAGAGTTCGATCGGGAGAATGGGCACAGGACCGTAGTGGGTGAAGAGATGTCTAAGAAGGGAATAAACTTTTCCAGTGACATGGCTTTCACAAACAAG CCCAAAGCTTCTGATATTGGCATTGTTTTGCCATCAACCAGCATGGCTGCTCATGCAGCGGATGAAGATGTTGAAGTTGTCGAGACGGAGGTTGAAGTAACTGGGAATACTACAAGAAGAGCTGGGAAGGGAACTCCTTCTGGTATCCGAGAGTATCCTTTTCTACCGCCACCTCCTCCCCTCCCGCCAGGTGGTTATTTGCAG CATAAGTGTGATAATGCAGATGGACTTGAGGATGAGATGTTGGAAGTCGATATTGTTTAG
- the LOC132636631 gene encoding zinc finger CCCH domain-containing protein 13 isoform X4: protein MVSDRDARERHASQDPMVSDRDARLIHASHDPVVRYSSDRDRDARERHASRDPVASDREARERHASRDPMVPDRDARERHASRDPMVPDRDARERHASRGRTPTESVGRRSDRKRRMKHHSDGQSDISRSLNMSDGTGDHVKEKKHLSSNSKDVLQLKQLQSEINMLDDQKRELEIYLEETTCEAEELASKVQDLEMELFKEKEECKRTTSKVKLFIEAYNNHSRVEGELKRSEAQLQKLANRLSSDFVRTSASEEDSAINISDGGLAGNHFSSLDEQQKNTSPTKKRPRIHREADETTNQASTKGKGDASQRIAYPTQLNNEKKEKAEFDRENGHRTVVGEEMSKKGINFSSDMAFTNKPKASDIGIVLPSTSMAAHAADEDVEVVETEVEVTGNTTRRAGKGTPSGIREYPFLPPPPPLPPGGYLQHKCDNADGLEDEMLEVDIV, encoded by the exons ATGGTCTCTGATAGAGATGCAAGAGAGAGACATGCATCCCAAGATCCCATGGTCTCTGATAGAGATGCAAGATTAATACATGCATCCCATGATCCTGTGGTCAGATACTCCTCTGATAGAGATAGAGATGCAAGAGAGAGACATGCATCCCGAGATCCCGTGGCCTCTGATAGAGAAGCAAGAGAGAGACATGCATCCCGTGATCCCATGGTCCCTGATAGAGATGCAAGAGAGAGACATGCATCCCGTGATCCCATGGTCCCTGATAGAGATGCAAGAGAGAGACATGCATCCCGTG GGCGCACTCCTACTGAGTCTGTTGGGAGGAGGAG TGATAGAAAGCGCAGGATGAAACATCATTCGGATGGTCAAAGTGATATCTCTCGAAGTTTGAACATGTCGGATGGGACAGGAGATCATGTGAAGGAGAAAAAACATTTATCTTCCAATTCCAAAGATGTCCTTCAG CTTAAGCAGTTGCAATCTGAAATCAATATGTTGGATGACCAAAAACGAGAACTGGAG ATCTACCTTGAAGAGACAACTTGTGAGGCAGAAGAACTAGCTTCAAAGGTTCAGGACCTTGAGATGGAACTTTTCAAGGAAAAGGAGGAATGTAAAAG GACTACTTCGAAGGTCAAGTTGTTCATTGAAGCATATAATAATCACTCACGGGTAGAAGGAGAACTAAAGAG GTCAGAAGCTCAGCTTCAAAAGCTCGCTAATAGACTCAGCTCAGATTTCGTCAGAACCAGTGCAAGCGAGGAGGATTCGGCCATCAATATAAGTGATGGAGGGTTGGCTGGTAATCATTTTAGCTCATTGGATGAGCAGCAGAAGAATACTTCACCTACCAAGAAAAGGCCAAGAATTCATCGTGAAGCAGATGAAACCACAAATCAAG CTTCAACAAAAGGAAAAGGAGATGCTTCGCAGAGGATTGCTTATCCTACTCAGCTGAATAATGAGAAGAAAGAGAAGGCAGAGTTCGATCGGGAGAATGGGCACAGGACCGTAGTGGGTGAAGAGATGTCTAAGAAGGGAATAAACTTTTCCAGTGACATGGCTTTCACAAACAAG CCCAAAGCTTCTGATATTGGCATTGTTTTGCCATCAACCAGCATGGCTGCTCATGCAGCGGATGAAGATGTTGAAGTTGTCGAGACGGAGGTTGAAGTAACTGGGAATACTACAAGAAGAGCTGGGAAGGGAACTCCTTCTGGTATCCGAGAGTATCCTTTTCTACCGCCACCTCCTCCCCTCCCGCCAGGTGGTTATTTGCAG CATAAGTGTGATAATGCAGATGGACTTGAGGATGAGATGTTGGAAGTCGATATTGTTTAG